One window of Aminivibrio pyruvatiphilus genomic DNA carries:
- a CDS encoding lysozyme inhibitor LprI family protein, protein MKTAALCVLLALCFCGAAWGAAHPLDGEIEKCMNDDPSTQGTIQCANLGKKKWDGELNRAYNELMGMLPKDGQALLRTAQRAWIPWRESEFKLLGGVYLTIYNNLDGGTMWLVANAIAEMDVVRERALELLAYTDELRGGKPSFPGSYPKGQTEEQLAAAMKVKNDHKKLGQAFGSNGEVIAAEALQSWEDFRNKEAAFMTWFYGKTGDKAFPLHARMMKNTARLRKLEGLYDDLKAGGLEESPSGEAAKEPGGGKEPFAGDRSLYRPSQGTCDFGAYIIDSDPKGTNVRETPNGKVTAVLPHQPDDPLLIMVKVTGYRDKWLSVVLHDGTKGWIFSELVGMSLRNYAPGSVAALRTRPDGNAPAVGDIFGDEEVTVLGGEGEWALVRYRHPRGHEFIGWLDPEKQCGNPYTTCP, encoded by the coding sequence ATGAAAACGGCGGCCCTATGCGTCCTTCTGGCGCTCTGCTTCTGCGGTGCGGCCTGGGGAGCGGCCCATCCGCTGGACGGGGAGATCGAGAAGTGCATGAACGACGACCCCAGCACCCAGGGGACCATTCAGTGCGCCAACCTGGGAAAGAAGAAATGGGACGGGGAACTCAACCGGGCCTACAACGAACTGATGGGCATGCTGCCCAAGGACGGGCAGGCCCTTCTCCGGACCGCCCAGAGAGCGTGGATTCCATGGAGGGAGAGCGAATTCAAGCTTCTCGGCGGCGTCTATCTGACCATTTACAACAATCTCGACGGGGGAACCATGTGGCTTGTGGCCAACGCCATCGCCGAGATGGATGTGGTAAGGGAGAGGGCCCTGGAGCTGCTCGCCTATACGGATGAGCTCCGGGGGGGGAAACCGTCCTTTCCCGGGAGCTATCCGAAGGGGCAGACGGAGGAGCAGCTGGCCGCGGCCATGAAGGTCAAGAACGACCATAAAAAACTCGGGCAGGCCTTCGGCTCCAACGGCGAGGTCATCGCCGCCGAGGCCCTGCAGTCATGGGAGGATTTCAGGAACAAGGAAGCGGCCTTCATGACGTGGTTCTACGGCAAAACCGGCGACAAGGCCTTCCCTCTTCATGCCAGGATGATGAAAAACACCGCCCGGCTCAGGAAACTCGAAGGGCTCTACGACGACCTGAAAGCCGGCGGTCTGGAGGAATCCCCGTCCGGGGAGGCCGCGAAGGAACCCGGAGGAGGAAAGGAACCCTTTGCCGGAGACCGCAGCCTGTACCGCCCTTCCCAGGGAACGTGCGATTTCGGGGCCTACATCATCGACTCAGATCCCAAGGGAACCAACGTGCGGGAGACCCCCAACGGAAAAGTAACCGCCGTCCTTCCCCACCAGCCTGACGACCCCCTCCTCATCATGGTGAAGGTCACGGGGTACAGGGATAAATGGCTGTCCGTGGTCCTCCACGACGGGACAAAGGGCTGGATTTTCAGCGAGCTGGTGGGAATGAGCCTCCGCAACTATGCGCCGGGCTCGGTGGCCGCCCTGAGAACACGGCCCGACGGGAACGCCCCCGCCGTGGGCGACATCTTCGGTGACGAGGAAGTGACGGTTCTCGGAGGCGAGGGGGAGTGGGCCCTCGTCCGGTACAGGCACCCGAGAGGCCATGAATTCATAGGGTGGCTGGACCCGGAGAAGCAGTGCGGCAACCCCTACACCACATGTCCCTGA
- a CDS encoding SH3 domain-containing protein, with amino-acid sequence MKRTARIAAAILVVFTAVPLFAVAAAENYEWPKAGFVTGSRVNLRSGPSTSAKAVGRFGHDYETGELVVTGKEETGEPFPWYRVLSHQLGEGWIYGKFLFVEETDSTVRRYALKIREDFGISPALAVKMYGEPMKREERKVKLPDFNTTVHIVDLFFHGHNATYWNGALQAVDIPAGFMGFGDIVMGMDAREALSRLGAPSEKESPERYFYIHERDEIDIMFDSDPEDGGGRVTGLRYRRVVYD; translated from the coding sequence ATGAAACGAACGGCCCGGATCGCCGCGGCAATCCTTGTGGTTTTCACGGCTGTTCCCCTCTTCGCCGTCGCCGCGGCCGAGAATTACGAATGGCCGAAGGCGGGATTCGTCACCGGATCGAGGGTCAACCTGCGGAGCGGACCCTCCACCTCGGCGAAGGCCGTGGGACGGTTCGGCCACGACTATGAAACAGGGGAACTCGTGGTGACCGGCAAAGAGGAAACGGGAGAGCCTTTCCCGTGGTACCGGGTGCTTTCCCACCAGCTCGGCGAGGGGTGGATCTACGGCAAATTTCTTTTCGTCGAGGAGACGGACAGCACCGTCCGGCGCTACGCCCTGAAAATCCGGGAGGATTTCGGCATTTCCCCTGCGCTGGCGGTGAAGATGTACGGGGAACCCATGAAGCGGGAGGAACGAAAGGTAAAGCTTCCCGATTTCAACACCACGGTCCATATCGTGGACCTTTTCTTCCACGGCCATAACGCCACGTACTGGAACGGCGCTCTTCAGGCGGTGGATATTCCCGCGGGCTTCATGGGCTTCGGGGACATCGTCATGGGCATGGATGCCCGCGAGGCTCTCTCCCGGCTTGGGGCACCGTCGGAAAAGGAGTCCCCGGAGCGCTATTTCTACATCCACGAACGGGATGAAATCGATATCATGTTCGACAGTGACCCGGAGGATGGCGGCGGCAGAGTGACCGGCCTCCGCTACCGCAGGGTCGTCTACGACTGA
- a CDS encoding DUF6935 domain-containing protein: MKRILCRTCCLMVLFLSAAWAAECEGALPRTVLEFEMRYRQEGTTPEAAAKLFFDGIFAYMDRSTRAEGRKMLALAMDERPDWDGRATMKLFADRMKSPKTAHIFRSYARGAVPENGYAMDPDNYELVIERTVAGHPKGLQLYLRSGGADYPRVIYMKEVNGFWFIADGSTVKVEVRPPRK; this comes from the coding sequence ATGAAAAGAATTTTGTGCAGGACCTGCTGCCTCATGGTCCTTTTCCTGTCCGCGGCCTGGGCGGCGGAGTGCGAAGGGGCTCTCCCCAGGACGGTCCTCGAGTTCGAAATGCGCTACCGGCAGGAGGGAACGACTCCCGAAGCTGCGGCGAAGCTTTTTTTCGACGGTATCTTTGCCTACATGGACAGGTCCACCCGGGCGGAGGGACGGAAAATGCTCGCCCTCGCCATGGACGAGCGGCCCGACTGGGATGGGCGGGCCACCATGAAACTCTTCGCCGACAGGATGAAGAGCCCGAAGACCGCCCATATCTTCAGGAGCTACGCCAGGGGAGCCGTACCGGAAAACGGATACGCCATGGACCCGGACAACTACGAACTGGTGATCGAACGGACGGTGGCAGGTCACCCCAAGGGACTGCAGCTCTACCTGCGGAGCGGCGGCGCGGACTATCCCCGGGTGATCTACATGAAAGAGGTCAACGGCTTCTGGTTCATCGCCGACGGAAGTACGGTCAAGGTGGAAGTGCGCCCGCCGAGGAAATAG
- a CDS encoding DUF2207 domain-containing protein, whose protein sequence is MVAALSGQAARRIVLFLLVCSAVCLSLSPTAASEEEKIHLFDSAADVHADGAVTVRERISVRALGKEIRRGIIRVFPTDYRDQAGGTVRTDFELLSATLGGTKVPAAVERRGGNLEIRLGSADVFLDPGDHHYEIVYRTRGWTGFYDRHDELYWNVTGNDWVFPIEKAVFRISLPGGAPLTVWDAFTGFRGEKGKDFRRTAEGTFETLRRLEPGEGFTVAAGWSKGIVSPPAPGVTERLTMLLTGGKSLVMAFYAVLFCGYYFLMWHRRGRDPDKRPVVPLFVPPEGIEPGFAGYFREMTYGPELLAADILQLAVKGVFRFAGKEDETVILRTEKDLGEPGLSPAEKALAETLAAGAGPDGLKVTAAGGKTFHTAGQQHMKNCFQRSGAYHSGNFGAIFGGLLFFLPMIWTTLYIETPLFTDLLDTILVPVLLFLSAGLIWLAALELSKAASGRRTFSRSYVIGMAFLLLFAGGGVLLTWNSLRLDPVVAGGYVFVSAAVFFFGRILPARTERGARLAEGIEGLAMYLGTAERHRLALLNPPEETPELFEKLLPYALALGTAETWANSFSDILERAKYVPGWKETMPAGDFGRAAFTCRFAEALAQNVRSSAASYSPPSSTGSSGSSSYRGGSGTGGRGSSGGGGGGGGGRGW, encoded by the coding sequence ATGGTAGCCGCCCTGTCCGGACAGGCTGCCAGGAGAATTGTCCTTTTCCTGCTCGTCTGCTCCGCGGTGTGTCTTTCCCTTTCCCCGACGGCGGCCTCGGAAGAGGAGAAGATCCACCTCTTTGACTCTGCCGCGGACGTCCATGCCGACGGAGCGGTGACCGTGAGAGAGCGCATTTCGGTGAGGGCGCTGGGGAAGGAAATCCGGCGGGGAATCATACGGGTCTTCCCCACCGATTACCGGGACCAGGCCGGAGGAACGGTGAGAACTGATTTCGAGCTTCTCTCCGCCACCCTCGGAGGAACAAAAGTTCCCGCCGCGGTGGAACGGCGGGGGGGAAACCTTGAGATACGCCTCGGCAGCGCCGATGTTTTTCTCGACCCCGGCGACCACCACTACGAGATAGTCTACAGGACCCGGGGCTGGACAGGTTTTTACGACCGGCACGACGAACTCTACTGGAACGTCACCGGCAACGACTGGGTCTTTCCCATCGAAAAAGCGGTCTTTCGGATCAGCCTGCCCGGGGGAGCTCCTCTTACGGTTTGGGATGCCTTCACCGGGTTCAGGGGAGAAAAAGGAAAGGACTTCCGGCGCACCGCTGAGGGAACCTTCGAGACGCTCAGGCGGCTCGAGCCCGGGGAAGGATTCACCGTGGCGGCGGGCTGGAGCAAGGGCATCGTGTCCCCGCCGGCGCCGGGGGTTACAGAACGGCTCACCATGCTGCTCACGGGGGGAAAATCCCTTGTGATGGCCTTCTATGCCGTCCTGTTTTGCGGATATTACTTCCTTATGTGGCATCGCAGGGGCAGGGATCCGGATAAAAGGCCGGTGGTCCCTCTCTTCGTGCCTCCCGAAGGAATAGAGCCCGGATTCGCCGGGTATTTCCGGGAAATGACCTACGGGCCCGAACTGCTGGCCGCAGACATTCTGCAGCTTGCCGTCAAGGGGGTTTTCCGGTTTGCCGGAAAAGAGGATGAGACGGTCATCCTCCGCACGGAGAAAGACCTCGGGGAACCCGGCCTTTCCCCCGCGGAAAAGGCCCTCGCCGAGACTCTGGCGGCCGGAGCGGGCCCCGACGGCCTGAAGGTGACCGCCGCGGGGGGGAAGACGTTCCACACCGCCGGGCAGCAGCACATGAAAAACTGCTTCCAGCGATCAGGGGCGTATCATTCGGGCAATTTCGGGGCGATTTTCGGGGGCCTTCTTTTCTTTCTCCCCATGATCTGGACGACCCTGTACATCGAAACGCCCCTCTTCACCGACCTTCTGGACACCATACTCGTTCCCGTGCTGCTCTTCCTGTCCGCCGGGCTTATCTGGCTCGCCGCCCTGGAACTGTCGAAGGCGGCGTCAGGAAGAAGAACGTTCTCCAGGTCCTACGTCATCGGTATGGCCTTTCTGCTTCTCTTTGCGGGAGGGGGAGTGCTTCTGACCTGGAATTCCCTCCGTCTCGACCCTGTGGTCGCCGGGGGGTATGTTTTCGTCTCCGCCGCGGTCTTCTTTTTCGGCAGGATTCTCCCGGCGAGGACGGAACGGGGAGCGCGGCTGGCCGAGGGCATCGAAGGCCTGGCCATGTACCTGGGAACGGCGGAGCGCCACCGCCTCGCCCTGCTCAATCCTCCGGAGGAGACCCCGGAGCTCTTCGAGAAGCTTCTGCCCTATGCCCTGGCCCTGGGAACGGCCGAAACATGGGCGAACAGCTTCAGCGACATCCTTGAACGGGCGAAATACGTCCCGGGCTGGAAGGAAACCATGCCTGCCGGGGATTTCGGCAGGGCGGCCTTCACCTGCCGGTTTGCGGAGGCTCTCGCACAAAACGTCCGGTCGTCGGCGGCGAGCTACAGCCCCCCCTCATCAACGGGCTCGTCCGGGTCCTCTTCCTACCGGGGAGGCAGCGGAACGGGCGGCCGGGGATCCTCCGGCGGTGGCGGCGGAGGCGGAGGCGGCAGGGGATGGTAG